The genomic interval GGAAGGGCAGATTGGGTtggcagaggagaaaggagagaaaggcgctgCGGAAGGAGTTTCGATTGGCAGACATGTCGTCTGAAGGACCGTTGGAGtctcagaaaaagaagacgaaaaagagttCTGGAGACTTCTCGTGCTTCGTCCATTCAGAGCTCGGTCTTCCCCATCATGGCGGACGCAGTTTCCTCGGTCTCTTTCTTTGGCTTCACAAGCGGGAGACTTTGGTGTGATCACCGTCCAGTAAAGAAGGGATTCGCTGCCGTCTCGACGAGGCTCCGTGCACCGTCCGTTCTGCACCagcgcgtctgcttcgtctctttgcgaatcgtttttctccttcctgttctctccctttgccGAGTTCTCTGCCGCGCGCGTCGGGCCGTCTGCCGTCTGCGTTGCCGTCTGCGTTGCCATCTCCTCTCCGTCACACTCTTCGAACGCGAGTCGGcggcttctcgtctgtcgtATGGTCGTGGAGTTCCTGCCTTCCTTGTCGTCGGTGTTCTGCCTCCCCTCTTGGAACGGCTTGCGCGtagctcctctctctcgaagaCTGTAAAGCAGCCTGGCCAAGCGCGCtagcgagagacgcacaaCGACTACCGAGAAACGCCAGTCGGAAGCCAGCTGCGGAGCTGtcggggagacagacgaagaagcagacgaagaagcagacgaagaagcattCACAGGAGAAGACGTAAATGAAGGAGCGGCAGttggaaagaaggaaggatcGTGGAGACGGCTGGCGTATCTGAGAAGAGTTTTCAGACTGTCTGTGAGCGCAACGGCGATGTCTTCgtgagagggaagaagcgcagacTCTGTCGTTCGTCTGAGCTCCGTTTCCTCgacctctgctttctcttctccaagCCCAGTCGCTGTggaccgagagagaacgtAAGAGGAGCTGCACCCATCGCGACCGTCAACACTGAGAAGCGGGTGCTCGCGCTCTTTGCTGTAAAAAGAAGCAGCCAGCCGAGAGAGGTGACTGCGAAGCAAAAACATATGGCACCTGCGAGAGATTGTGCGACAGACGGTGTACGCCGAAGAGGGAAAGCAACCGAGAAACTCCGTCTGAGAAATCCTCACAGGCATCACGgaacctgaagaagaaaggagagaagaagagagagcagaagaggttGTTGACAACTTCTGAAACGAGACTGCTGTGTTATTCGCTGTcatcttcctcgccgccctCGGTAGacctcgagtttctccagTTTTCCTGGAGGCGGCCCTAAGCAGCCGGCGTTTTCTCGCTGGTCttagaggagaagaaagaaatgcgtctccttttttttgtTATCCGCATGCTCGCGAAAACGTCTGCATTACTCAGGTGAATTCAAAGACAGCTTCAGGACAGCTTCTTTTGAGGGCGCAGCGTTTCTCGGTTACACACCAAAATATCCACAGTTGATTgccgaagagaaacagatttTTCTGCGGGGAGCGGAACGTCCTGGGtcggagacaagaagagaagccttTCGAGTGCAACTGAAAATCGACTTCCGTTGCCCATGCAGAAACGGTCTCGCGGATTGAGGGAAAGTTCTTGTTTTCGACTCTGCCGGACGGCCTCGTCGGTTGTAACGCACAGGTCTTTGTATGCCGAAACGCGTCCGGGGTGTGGACGCGGAGGCGATTtcttggagagaagaaattcGTTCCAAAAGGACGGAGGGAACGCTCTCTCAAAGACAGCAGCTTGGAAAGCTGGCGAAAGGTCGCGAGGCAGACATAGCGAGTTCGAGGGAACGTGAGAGTCGCTGGAGAAGAGtatttctttcgtttttctgtgaaaggtcgaggaagcgacggtTCAAGgccaagaaggagaaagacacgaaggagaaaacagcattctcttcgttctcttcgttttcgtgagagaaaaaaacagagacaccgcgCGCTtgtctcgcgcatgcaccccCCTGGTGGTTGCACACTACGTTTTTCGTTgtttcctgtgtcttctccgttttttttcttctggatttccttttctttttctacacattgcttctttcctctgcggGAGtcactctctctttctttcacTGCAGACGCGACCGCCTCTCCATGCGCCCTGAGCCGGAACATCGCGCGCGGTTCAGAATCCTTTTTTCTTGCGTCTGggtcttctcgttctcacCCCTTTCTTGAAAAGAGGTCTGCGGACCTTTTCCCAGTCTCCTTCAGCTCTCCGAAGAACGAATTTCTGAGTCGAGTCTTCACAGCCGATTCCTCCCAGTCTCGGAGTGTATAAGGATATCCTGTTTCCACTTCTCCTTTCATCCGGTTGTCGTCTCGCGTCATTCCCTGCTGGTTTTGATGTCCgattccttctctccgcctctccccccgtctcctcgctctgtgTGACCGTTGTCTCGTCTCCAGCACCGCCACTGTGAtctcgttctcctcgtctctctcccggtCCCCAtttcctttcgtttttttctctcctgtttcctctcagtccttgtttcgtttgtctcttgTGCAAAGTACCTCCTGCTCGTTTCagtcttccctctcccttttcgctGCGCTTGAttctcactctcttcttctatctcacttcgtcgctctcccttccactctctctctccctgtcgcaTGCTGCGTCTGCTCGTCTCGCTGGGCAAAAAGCCTTTCGCGACGAAGCCAGAGCGTTTGCAGTCTCTCACCGTTGCCagggaagagggagacgcctCGTTACGCCTCGTCCGCATGCACCCTTGCAGCGTCCCGCTCTCGAAAACGCAGGCATTCAGAAACCGAAGATGGagtctgttcttcttcagccAATTATTTCTTCGAACTTCCACAAATGCGGCGGAAAGCCTGTTCGTCTCGGTACGGcaaacgggagagaaacaagcatTTCcaggctgcatgcgctccgtTCCGAGAGTTCGGTTTTTCTGAAtgtttcccctctctttcgcaGTTCGGATTTCTTCATCGCcggtctctcgcttctctctccgtgtgCGAGAGTCTCTGCTCTGTCGTCTCCTCACACAGAGTCGACCATCTCCTTCTTGTCGCCTGCAGGCTTTTCTCCGCAGAGTCTGCTCCACATCTCGCcagttttttccttttccaaacttcgcttttctctgctctcttccttccactCCACTTTCtgcggctcttcttcttccccagtTTCCTGCTTGTCCTCTCCAttcgtttcctcgctcttctgcaggCATTGACGAAGCGGGGCGCGGCTGCGTCTTGGGCGCGATGGTCTacgcctgcttcttctgtgcagctgaagatgagaaaaaggaactcAAGGCTCTCAACGTCGACGGTAATCagtgcctttcttctgtcaatggtgtctctgcgctctccaCCGGCTTCCGGCAATGCTCGTGAAGATAAGATAAAGCGATATCTGTATCTACCTAGCTGcctacacacatgcacatatatacatttacatatgtatgtgggtgtgtttatatatatatatatatatatatatttgaatgtatatatatatatatgcatatatatatatatatatatatttgtatgtatatatgcatatatatatatatatatatttgtatgtatatatgcatatatatatatatatatatatatttgtatgtatatatgcatatatatatatatttgtatatatgaataGATAGAATCGTGTCGTCGACTGCGGCGAGGACTTTTGTGTAGGTAACGGCAGTGGTTATGTACCGGAGCGCAGCTGTGTTGTAGCGGAGCGTTGTTGAATGACAGTGGAGAAGTGATACTGGTGTCTCCAGGTTCGCTTTTCGTTCGCTTTTCGTTCGTTTTTCGGGCAGTCTGGAAACCTGCGCTATTTTTgaacgtttcttctgtctttgcaGACTCGAAGAAGCTCAAAGAATGGGAGCGTGAAGAAGCTTTCGAAGCCATTCAGGCGAAGCGCGACTTGTTTGGGTTCGGAaactttcttttttcttctctctcctctcgctcggTCTCCGTCACACCTCAGACATCTCCTGCTTTTCAatcctgtgcatgcattcataTAGAGTCGTATTcacatatctatacatatatatctatacatatatatatatatttatacatatatatatatatatatatatatttatacatatctatatctatctatctatctatatatatatatatatatatatatatatatatctatagatgtatgtatatatatatatatatatgcatgtgtgtgtatatatgcgtgtatatttatatatgcgtaAATCTATGCTGGTGTATGTATCAAATCAcagatatatgcatgtgcagatGGACTTGTCTGGCTAGGTGGAGAGGTAAAATCGAGGTCTACGTAACGATGTTTGCAGAGATAGGAGTagatgtacatatacatatctctctctatatgtatatacatctgTGTGTATAATTGTGTAGAAAAAATGGACTTTGCGTGTGGGTGTCTTGGAACTCGATTTTCTCTACGAACTAGAAGGTAGCTTTTTCGATTTCTCCGACAgtcgggagagaagcgaggcgcCATGCGCGATTTGTTTGGTCTCCGAAAACACTGCGTCTCTTTCCAGGTGGAGCATTCATGCGATTCGCTCCGAGGAAATTTCTGCAAAGATGCTGAGGAAGTGAGAGTCGAGAGGACTGACTTCTTTGCCTAGAGGAGCTCGAGAGGGTGTCTGTtgcgttcgtttccttcgttctcttcgtcgctttcgctGCGATGAAGAAGCTGCTCGAAACGTTTTTAGAGAGCCgctggcgtctctgccgACTTGAAGGGGGTCAGCGTCCACGTCCgcatgtctctcttctcttgccttcACATCCCTCTCGTCctgctttgtgtctctcggtttctccttgtctttctttctctgtgtgtctgtctctcgctctctcgctttcgttTGCGGCGtccgctctccttctcttttctctgtcgctcttcctgtctcttccgcctccacAGTTGTCTCTGCGTTCACATGCGCGAGGCTCGAAACCCTctggaaaaagcagagaaaacctCTAATGACATGTGCGAATATTTATCTGTCTGGATATCTGTGCGTAAAATCTGAGTGCATAACTGGCAGAAGAAACATGAAGATCAAGTAAAGTATCGGAGCGAACCGGCATACAAatgcatgtacatgtatgtatgtgcgtGTATGTATCTAAATGGTCTTCTTCGCTAGACTGGCTTTGAAGAGGTGGAGCATGGCGAGTTCGGCCGGTCGAGATACCTTTGTTTGTCAGCTCgttttgtttcctcttcacttctgtttcctcgatTGCCATGCTTGTTCTTAGGAAGAAATACAGCTTGAACGAGATCTCCCATGACACTGCGATTTCTCTGATCCTGCGAACGGTGAAAAGCGGAGTTAACGTCACAGAAGTGAGACCCATCTGCGGCTCTCCACAGgtccagaaaaaacagagtgcgagagaaaagaaagcgcaGGAGATGCCCTAGAGGCCGAGAGTGTATGCACACCCGACGGATGGAAGCGGAtgcgacagaaaacagaagaagagattaGAGAAACAGCAGCAGATTCGTCTGACGTCGCCTCCATCTTCACAACGGCAGGCAGAggctttttctgtgttgaCCGTTCTGGCGAACGGCCTTCACACACTGGGCGAGCCTTTGGCGCGTCAGAGGCTAGCGAGCGCTTTGTGGTTTGATGTTTGTGACTTCAGAATGACGAGAAGTCGAGATTCTCCGGGGGCTGTTCAAATGCAGGTTTCCACGAAAGAACGCCTGCATGCGTATTAGACCTGTACCATGcatctgcctttcttctgtgcctgAGAAGAGAGCTTTCGACTTTTCTGGAAGCGCGTCAACGTGACGCAGAACGTTTATGTATCCAGGCGAAGGTCCTTGCCCAGCGCGAGGCCCCACAGgccaagtgtctcctttgttctTCACCGATTTCTACTTTTTTTTCCATTTCTCTGCAGGTCTTTGTCGACACCGTCGGCAACGCGAACGCATACCAAGCAAAATTGAAGGCTCATTTTCCGTCTATAAAAATCAAGGCAAGCAACCAGATATGCTGTCTTTTTTTAagtctttcctcgcctctcgctcgtTCGCAGCATCGGCGCAGGCGTTCGGCGTTCTCCGCAGCCGCTCGCGCTTGTCTCGACTGCACCAGAGACGCCTAGAGGTTTGGAAAAGCTGCGGTAGTGGAGGCGCGTACCAGTTCAACGGGAGACGAGACCTCGAACCTGCGATAGATAAATTTGTCTTGGAGGGTCGTGTTTCAGCGGCTACGGGAGCACTGTCAAGATTCCTCTTCCAGATAGATTTGGGGGAAAATCTAAAATTCGCTAGGAGGTTGTCTCCTCGCTAGGCGCTTCTGAGCTGTCGAGTCGCTGGATTGCATCTGCGAAGTCGTGACATGAAGACTGTTCCAGAGCGAATACATGCACTGTGTTTACGGTTGAAAATTCGGTCAGAAACTCTACTCATCTCACGCATTCCCCGTTCTGAAACAACGGACGAATCGATTCTCGATCCTCTTCACATAGACGGAAGCAGCTGTTCCGAAACATATTCACATCCACCTATGCGTATTCATATACAAACATGTgccaaatatatatatatatatatatatttatttatggATGTATATGTAATTACATAGACTCAACGAGATATACATCTATGAAGCAATGCATGAATATTCATGTATATGGAGAGAGatatagacagacagatagaCAGAAAGATAAAAGGTAGATAGAACTGCTTACATCTGCAtgtgtatacacatatatatatatatgtatatatatatatatatatatgatgtGCATTTCGATATGAGGACTGGGAAGGACTTTCGTTTTCTGAGGAGTGAGtgtttgcgttttcttttttcaggtgGCGGAGAAGGCAGATTCGCTGTTCCCGGTTGTGAGCGCGGCGTCGATTCTTGCCAAAGTCACGCGCGATCGCATGCTCGTTCGCTGGACGCCGCACAGgctcgaggaagacgaacgagagcgagaggaagacgcggacagagaagggaacaagaaggagaaagcggcggaagcagagaaggaaaacgagacttcgcctgcgccgcgaaaaagagtgaacgaagacgaagaggtcGAGGCGAatccgaagaagaaagggaaaggagagaaggagaagacgagaaacgcaaaaggcgccgcctcctcgtcaATTTTCGGCAGCGGCTATCCAGGAGGTAAACGGATTAAAGTAGTTTCAGTTGTTTCACCGCTCTAATTTGTGATGAGGTGACCTTCGTTTGTCTTCCATTCCTCGCATGGCCTGGGTTACTGAGAGATGCGTTCTCTTTATTTCTCCcatttctccttccttgttctcccttGATTTTAGTTCTCGAATTGccgctctttttttccttctcatCATCATCTTTCTCGTTGTTGTCTCcacgttcttctctctcttcttgttccccGCCTgtgtgttctctcttttcctaCGCCCTGTCTGTGtggttttcctctctgcgctctctgtCGGGGATTCTATGGGCGGgaggtttctctctttccatcCCAGTCTCtgcgcgccttctctgcctttcctgcCAGACTCGGAGACGATTGCCTTCCTGAACAGAAACTGCGACCCCGTTTTCGGCTTTGACGGCTTCGTCCGCTTCAGCTGGTCCACGgctcggcttatattcgagAAGCGCGGCGTCCCCGTTGACTGGTACGGCGAGGCCCTCCGACCTCGATGTCTCCTCGTGTCTCGTTTTTGAGAGGCGCGGTTTACAGCGACAGCGGTGGCGCCGTCGGAGCTCGCCGCTAGCGAGGAGCGagtctgtgtttttctctctggagggATTCCGCTGCAGAGTCATGCGCATTGCTAGGCGAACGCgtttctttgtctgtctgtcgaaTTCAGGTACGACGAGGTGGACGACGAGGCAGGGTCAGGTGCCAGcgaagcgaagcagagcaGAATCACGAATTTCTTCGCCGCAAAGCGCGAGGCGACTGCAGGCGGCATCGAAAGACCtgcgttctttcttcgatCGAAACTGCAGCTGCTCTCCAACCTGGGCGTTTAAAGAAAATTCAGCTTTTCTTGAAATGCGCGAGACTGTGCGTGACCAACATTTGTTGGGGTTCTGCGACATCCAATAGTGTACATTCGAATCCCACCTGCTTTCAGCGTGGAGCCTCAAACTCTGTGCCTCCACGCCGCTCGAAAGTCTTTTGCCTCTGCACCAACGCTGAGGCTTTTGTCAAATTCCACGAGAACTTGATTGACACGCTTCTAAAAGAATGAAGACGCCGACAAAAAGGCAACGAGACCCTCCTCTAACGTACAAATCAGACCCTTCGTCTCGCCGGAAACGGAAaagtataaatatatatatatatatatactcgtatatatacatatatatgtgtatatatattcgtagA from Toxoplasma gondii ME49 chromosome VIIa, whole genome shotgun sequence carries:
- a CDS encoding ribonuclease H1 large subunit, putative (encoded by transcript TGME49_281510) translates to MESVLLQPIISSNFHKCGGKPVRLGIDEAGRGCVLGAMVYACFFCAAEDEKKELKALNVDDSKKLKEWEREEAFEAIQAKRDLFGWSIHAIRSEEISAKMLRKKKYSLNEISHDTAISLILRTVKSGVNVTEVFVDTVGNANAYQAKLKAHFPSIKIKVAEKADSLFPVVSAASILAKVTRDRMLVRWTPHRLEEDEREREEDADREGNKKEKAAEAEKENETSPAPRKRVNEDEEVEANPKKKGKGEKEKTRNAKGAASSSIFGSGYPGDSETIAFLNRNCDPVFGFDGFVRFSWSTARLIFEKRGVPVDWYDEVDDEAGSGASEAKQSRITNFFAAKREATAGGIERPAFFLRSKLQLLSNLGV